In the genome of Phaeodactylum tricornutum CCAP 1055/1 chromosome 18, whole genome shotgun sequence, one region contains:
- a CDS encoding predicted protein, producing the protein MVKLWLPSPPLINAHNEQRNDEEHASPEAQPFGLRRAERGYGSTIGLPTFLTSSSSRSVRSAYDTIATSIPERLPESQASEAHSIRFQVVVWHVGPMDSVLGKVDVRFRVTIFWNAIPYLRPCKDGYHASSSVRSDTTNTRDSIVKVWTMYGRQRAYERTLHDNLSPESSPVAENHKKFSRIRYVDVPPVSILNAIDFEVLGGDPEVCVVQEESRLMRWSCLYKASLTQADWNVANFPHDSHNLVLKFGILKDRRAGKRWDRNIWKLGLATEDDTQGSIRVPEGLLVEHVRVPEFSYDVARGLDFEFVPLNFGASRPLNSNAENGSNKDQLNGREQDNCDTCLQVKLHVQRDSAYYDRNIIPLLTALNLVGISTLALAPSKFGSRGQIIVATAFVEIGLRMTLDSRLPHVGYQIKMQVVLNNFFFGLLFLVLGSSINYLVLNYDMQQKEQEPRCCYHITMWLDVGLAITELLHVLWNLTLYFGWNPGQLCDYAID; encoded by the coding sequence ATGGTAAAATTATGGTTGCCATCGCCTCCTCTAATCAATGCGCATAACGAACAACGCAATGATGAAGAGCATGCTTCTCCAGAAGCCCAGCCCTTTGGTTTACGGCGTGCGGAACGAGGATACGGTTCGACGATTGGATTGCCCACGTTCTTGACATCTTCCAGCAGCAGGAGCGTGCGTAGTGCTTACGACACCATCGCTACATCAATTCCAGAACGTCTACCCGAATCCCAGGCTTCAGAGGCCCATTCCATTCGCTTTCAAGTGGTTGTATGGCACGTGGGTCCGATGGATTCAGTTCTTGGCAAAGTCGACGTCCGTTTTCGTGTCACTATTTTTTGGAATGCGATTCCATATCTAAGACCGTGTAAGGATGGTTACCATGCGTCGTCCTCGGTCAGAAGCGACACAACAAACACGAGAGACTCGATTGTTAAAGTGTGGACAATGTATGGTCGACAGCGAGCTTACGAACGAACCTTGCATGACAATCTGTCACCCGAGTCTTCGCCTGTGGCGGAGAACCACAAGAAATTCAGTAGGATACGGTACGTTGATGTTCCTCCGGTATCCATCCTTAACGCAATCGACTTTGAGGTCCTGGGTGGAGACCCTGAAGTTTGTGTCGTTCAAGAAGAATCTCGGCTTATGCGCTGGAGTTGCCTCTACAAAGCATCCCTAACTCAAGCAGACTGGAATGTCGCCAATTTCCCGCACGATTCCCATAACCTCGTCTTGAAGTTTGGCATTCTCAAAGATCGCCGAGCGGGGAAACGCTGGGACCGCAACATATGGAAGCTGGGGTTGGCAACCGAGGACGATACCCAAGGTTCCATCCGTGTACCAGAAGGCTTACTAGTGGAGCACGTACGTGTACCAGAGTTCAGCTACGATGTAGCTCGGGGTTTGGATTTTGAATTTGTTCCGCTAAATTTTGGTGCCAGTCGTCCTCTTAATAGTAATGCGGAAAACGGAAGTAACAAGGACCAGCTGAATGGAAGGGAGCAGGACAACTGTGACACCTGTTTACAAGTCAAACTGCATGTCCAGCGCGACTCGGCTTACTACGACCGCAACATCATCCCACTACTAACGGCCTTAAATCTGGTGGGCATATCGACTTTGGCATTGGCACCGTCCAAATTTGGATCTCGTGGGCAAATTATAGTAGCAACTGCGTTTGTCGAAATTGGGCTCCGTATGACACTGGACAGCCGGCTTCCACACGTGGGATATCAAATCAAGATGCAGGTTGTGCTCAACAACTTCTTTTTTGGTCTGCTCTTTCTCGTTCTTGGAAGCAGCATCAACTATCTTGTGCTAAATTATGACATGCAACAAAAGGAACAAGAACCTAGATGCTGTTATCACATCACCATGTGGCTTGATGTTGGCTTGGCCATAACAGAATTGCTGCACGTGCTCTGGAACCTGACGCTGTATTTTGGGTGGAATCCAGGTCAGCTCTGCGACTATGCAATTGATTGA